In Paludibacter propionicigenes WB4, the genomic window CCCTTTTAAGGATGGGGTCCTGGGTTCGAGCCCCAGCTGGATCACACAATTCAAAGCCTTTCGATTAGTTTCGGAAGGCTTTTTTTGTACAACATATCAACTGATAAAGAAAAACCTCAAAAGCTATTGTCTAACTTTTGAGGTATAGGTTTGAAATCAGAAATCTGTTATTTCCGTATTCTTTTATCTAGCAAGAAGCGCCTTCACTTTTTCGGAGATCAATCGACCTTCGGTTTTTCCGGCAAGCTGTTTACTGGCCACTCCCATTACTTTTCCCATATCCTGAGGTCCGACCGCTCCAACCTGCGCTATAATGGCTGATACTGCCGCTTCAAGCTCAGCATCGGTCAGCTGAACAGGCAGGTATTTTTCAAGCACAGCAGCCTCAGCAAGCTCGTTCTCGGCCAATTCAGGACGAGATTGTTCGATATAAATCTGAGCCGATTCTTTGCGCTGTTTCACCATCTTCTGAACAATCTTCACGGCCGCATCGTCAGACAAATGACCATCAGACCCCTTGGCGGTTTTAGCTTCCAGAAACTCTTTCTTCATCCCTCGCAATGCCTCTAAAGCCACTTTATCGCGTGCCAACATGGCAGTTTTAATATCGCTACTTACTCTATCAAATAGTTCGTCCATTTTATTGATTTATTTATTAGTCAATAGTTGTTTAATGCATTAAGTCCAACCTGTAAAATTTCATTTTACACCTCACCAACGCATTATCAAATCAACACATTATTTCATTAATCTTCTCTTCCAGGCAGGAATATTCTCCACATTTTTTAATGTCTTTTCATCTTCCAAATCGTCCAGCGTAAATACCGGTAATTCAGGTTCCGGTTCAACTTGCTGTTCTGTTCCTGTTTGAGCAGCATTGCCATAATATTGCTCGTAGGTTTTCTCTATATTGAGTTTTACAGGCTCCAGTTCAACTTCTTCTACCGGCTGTGGTTCAGGAACAACTTCCGGTTTAGGAGTATCAAAAAACCTTGATGCTTCGGCACTCATAGCCGGTTTGGCAGCGTAAGCTTTAGCCACATTAGCCGGCATACCCGGTATATCACTGACATCAAATCCGGTAGCTATAAGCGTTATTTTTACTTTATCTTGCAGTTC contains:
- a CDS encoding GatB/YqeY domain-containing protein, with protein sequence MDELFDRVSSDIKTAMLARDKVALEALRGMKKEFLEAKTAKGSDGHLSDDAAVKIVQKMVKQRKESAQIYIEQSRPELAENELAEAAVLEKYLPVQLTDAELEAAVSAIIAQVGAVGPQDMGKVMGVASKQLAGKTEGRLISEKVKALLAR